From Klebsiella electrica, the proteins below share one genomic window:
- a CDS encoding branched-chain amino acid ABC transporter substrate-binding protein, which translates to MAFYAQADVKIGVAGPFTGPNATYGAQYWKGASQAAADINAAGGIKGEKIVLVQGDDACEPKQAVAVANRLVDESGVSAVVGHFCSSSTMPASEVYDEAGILTITPGSTNPQITERGMKDMFRMCGRDDQQGAIAANYILDVLKAKKIAVIHDKDTYGQGLADATRAALAKRGTKEVLYEGLSRGEKDFNALVTKIGALKPDVVYFGGCHPEAGPLVRQMREQGVQAKFFSGDCIVTQELVTAAGGPQFTDGVLMTFGQDPRTIAEGKAVIEKFRASGFEPEGYTLYAYASIQAIAAAYNAVGTDNTKASEWLKNHSVDTVMGKKAWDGKGDLKVSDYVVYKWDDKGKYHQL; encoded by the coding sequence GTGGCATTTTACGCGCAGGCGGATGTGAAGATTGGTGTTGCCGGACCGTTTACCGGGCCGAATGCGACTTACGGCGCCCAGTACTGGAAAGGGGCTTCGCAGGCGGCGGCGGATATTAATGCGGCGGGAGGAATTAAAGGCGAAAAAATTGTGCTGGTTCAGGGTGACGATGCCTGCGAACCCAAACAGGCGGTAGCGGTGGCGAACCGCCTGGTCGATGAGTCCGGCGTCTCCGCCGTGGTGGGGCATTTCTGTTCGTCATCCACCATGCCGGCCTCCGAGGTCTATGACGAGGCCGGTATTCTGACCATCACCCCGGGCTCGACGAACCCGCAAATCACCGAACGCGGTATGAAAGATATGTTCCGTATGTGCGGTCGCGACGACCAGCAAGGGGCGATTGCGGCGAACTATATACTGGATGTGCTGAAGGCGAAAAAAATCGCCGTGATCCACGATAAAGATACCTATGGTCAGGGACTGGCGGATGCCACCCGCGCCGCGCTGGCGAAACGCGGGACGAAAGAGGTGCTGTACGAGGGGCTGTCCCGTGGTGAGAAGGATTTCAATGCGCTGGTCACCAAAATTGGCGCGCTGAAGCCTGACGTCGTCTATTTCGGCGGCTGTCATCCGGAAGCCGGTCCGCTGGTTCGGCAGATGAGAGAACAGGGGGTACAGGCGAAATTCTTCTCCGGCGATTGCATCGTGACGCAGGAGCTGGTGACCGCCGCCGGTGGCCCACAGTTCACTGACGGCGTGCTGATGACCTTCGGTCAGGATCCGCGAACCATTGCGGAAGGGAAAGCGGTGATTGAAAAATTCCGCGCCAGCGGTTTCGAACCGGAAGGTTATACCCTGTATGCCTACGCGTCGATCCAGGCGATCGCCGCCGCCTATAATGCCGTCGGAACCGATAACACCAAAGCCAGCGAATGGCTGAAAAACCACAGCGTTGATACCGTCATGGGCAAAAAGGCCTGGGATGGCAAGGGCGACCTGAAGGTATCGGATTACGTGGTTTATAAGTGGGATGATAAAGGCAAATATCACCAGCTTTAA
- a CDS encoding ABC transporter permease subunit, producing the protein MEAFFLQQLINGLTLGAVYGLIAIGYTMVYGIIGMINFAHGEVYMISAYLCAIGLALLSGFGIHSFPLLIFATLIFTIVVTGVYGWTIERIAYRPLRNSTRLAPLISAIGMSLILQNYVQISQGPNQQGIPTLLSGVLRFEVGDGIVQITWTKIFILVAALVGMIVLTWIIQHTRLGRICRATQQDRRMAAILGINTDRVISLVFVIGAAMAGLAGVLVTMNYGTFDFYIGFIIGIKAFTAAVLGGIGSLPGAMLGGLLLGVAEAQFAGLVNSDYKDVFSFALLVAILIFRPQGLLGRPMVAKV; encoded by the coding sequence ATGGAAGCGTTCTTTTTACAACAATTGATCAATGGGCTGACGCTGGGCGCCGTATATGGATTAATCGCCATCGGCTATACCATGGTGTACGGCATCATCGGCATGATTAACTTCGCTCACGGCGAGGTGTATATGATTTCGGCCTATCTGTGCGCTATCGGGCTGGCGTTGCTCTCCGGGTTTGGGATTCACTCTTTTCCTTTGCTGATCTTTGCCACGCTGATCTTCACTATTGTGGTGACCGGCGTCTACGGCTGGACTATCGAACGTATCGCCTACCGGCCATTGCGCAACTCCACCCGCCTGGCGCCGCTGATCTCAGCTATCGGCATGTCGCTTATCCTGCAGAACTATGTCCAAATCAGCCAGGGACCCAATCAACAGGGGATCCCGACGCTGCTCTCCGGGGTACTGCGTTTTGAGGTTGGCGACGGCATCGTGCAAATCACCTGGACCAAAATATTTATCCTCGTCGCGGCGCTGGTGGGCATGATTGTCCTGACGTGGATAATCCAGCATACCCGGCTCGGGCGTATCTGTCGGGCGACGCAGCAGGATCGGCGCATGGCCGCCATCCTTGGGATTAATACCGACAGGGTTATCTCGCTGGTTTTTGTCATTGGCGCGGCGATGGCCGGTCTGGCTGGCGTGCTGGTGACCATGAACTACGGCACCTTTGATTTCTATATCGGTTTTATTATCGGTATCAAAGCCTTTACCGCCGCCGTGCTGGGGGGGATTGGCTCGCTACCTGGCGCGATGCTCGGCGGTTTACTGCTGGGAGTGGCCGAAGCGCAGTTCGCCGGGCTGGTGAACTCGGATTACAAAGATGTTTTTTCCTTCGCGCTGCTGGTGGCGATCCTGATTTTCCGTCCGCAAGGGTTGCTGGGTCGTCCGATGGTTGCCAAGGTTTAA